One Zingiber officinale cultivar Zhangliang unplaced genomic scaffold, Zo_v1.1 ctg128, whole genome shotgun sequence genomic window carries:
- the LOC122035986 gene encoding cytochrome P450 90D2-like: MDDQSLTTSLALIFLFLIILLISKTCRNRASRDAGCRLPAGSGGWPLVGETLHFVSSAYSPSPERFMDKRRRLYGKVFRSHLFGSPTIVSTDAEVSRCVLQSDARAFVPWYPKSLTELMGESSILLINGNLQRRIHGLIGGFFKSAELKAQITRDMHSYVSHSVVNWRHHHRILVQEQTKNIVFQILVRALIGLGPGKEMQFLKQQFREFIAGLMSLPVKLPGSRLYRSLQAKKRMAMMIKSIIAEKRAEQADGGRSQRRSRDAVDVLIDDASDELTDDLISDNMIDLMIPAEDSVPVLITLAVKYLSECPLALRHLEEENMELKQRRGVEELQWNDYMSLSFTQDVITETLRMGNIISGIMRKAVKDVEIKGHLIPKGWCVLTYFRSVHLDESHYEEAYEFNPWRWKEKDMSSCSFTPFGGGQRLCPGLDLARLEAAIFLHHLVTNFTWVAEEEDHIVNFPTVRMKRGMPIRVRRKS; this comes from the exons ATGGACGACCAATCGCTGACTACGTCGCTCGCGCTAATTTTCCTGTTCCTGATCATATTGCTCATCTCCAAGACTTGCAGAAACAGAGCAAGCAGGGATGCAGGCTGCCGCCTCCCAGCCGGCTCCGGCGGATGGCCTCTCGTCGGAGAGACCCTCCACTTTGTCTCCTCCGCCTACTCCCCCAGCCCGGAGCGGTTCATGGACAAGCGCCGCCGACT GTACGGGAAGGTGTTCCGGTCGCACCTGTTTGGGAGCCCGACGATCGTGTCGACGGACGCGGAGGTCAGCCGGTGCGTGTTGCAGAGCGACGCGAGGGCGTTCGTGCCGTGGTACCCCAAGTCTCTGACCGAGCTTATGGGCGAGTCCTCCATCCTGCTCATCAACGGCAACCTCCAACGCCGCATCCACGGCCTCATCGGCGGCTTCTTCAAGTCCGCCGAGTTGAAAGCCCAGATCACCCGCGACATGCACAGCTACGTGAGCCACTCCGTGGTCAACTGGCGCCACCACCACCGCATCCTTGTCCAAGAACAGACCAAAAAT ATTGTGTTCCAAATTCTAGTCAGAGCATTGATCGGACTCGGCCCAGGGAAGGAGATGCAATTCCTGAAGCAACAGTTCAGAGAATTCATCGCCGGCCTGATGTCTCTGCCGGTGAAGCTGCCCGGTAGCAGGCTCTACCGATCGCTGCAAGCGAAGAAGCGGATGGCGATGATGATTAAGAGCATCATCGCAGAGAAGAGAGCCGAGCAGGCTGATGGTGGTCGGAGTCAGCGCCGCTCACGCGACGCAGTCGATGTTTTGATCGACGACGCCAGCGATGAGTTGACCGACGACCTCATCTCCGACAACATGATCGACCTCATGATCCCAGCGGAGGACTCCGTGCCGGTTCTTATTACTCTCGCAGTCAAGTACCTGAGCGAATGTCCTCTTGCTCTCCGACACTTGGag GAAGAAAATATGGAGCTGAAGCAGAGAAGAGGCGTAGAAGAACTGCAGTGGAACGACTACATGTCTCTATCTTTTACACAAgat GTGATCACGGAGACACTGCGGATGGGGAACATAATAAGCGGGATCATGAGGAAGGCAGTGAAGGATGTAGAGATAAAAGGGCACCTCATACCCAAAGGATGGTGCGTATTGACCTACTTCCGATCAGTTCACCTCGACGAGAGCCACTACGAGGAGGCCTACGAGTTCAATCCGTGGAGATGGAAG GAGAAGGACATGAGTTCGTGTAGCTTTACTCCTTTTGGAGGTGGGCAAAGGCTGTGCCCTGGGCTGGATCTCGCCAGGCTGGAGGCTGCCATCTTTCTTCATCACTTGGTCACCAACTTCAC GTGGGTGGCAGAGGAGGAGGACCACATTGTGAATTTTCCAACTGTGAGGATGAAGAGGGGAATGCCCATCAGAGTAAGAAGGAAGAGCTGA